One genomic segment of Parus major isolate Abel chromosome 10, Parus_major1.1, whole genome shotgun sequence includes these proteins:
- the TP53BP1 gene encoding TP53-binding protein 1 isoform X4, translated as MERGGSSQLDPGFSQQDTPLLIVEDSQPQGAEADVERVWLNVLARRLPARRSPSPVLDIVCGPAGSRAPRERLAGKGGARGHGGSGYRGRADGAVVAEPMDSPARPSPSGPRGCVVEESPPPDGESSALGKAGERNEGDVEDCASSLCVEDAGMSQLQFGVLELSQSQDFESDFVPGERDAKYQLHSGPAVLSSRLVRNESKYELCGVNTESDSSTEAHTALESQAEKSQRTLQEAEEHTRKKMPVSDASKTEESLVSGHDESDILSTQEEMFPDNHAAATAGSGCPIIRVEEGSSLACTPACSLQVLQLSGQTLVVQEGHSIVSSDLVIPPPVSFGPNALVPSSPTEQEQAKDEQMDISIPAEGRELMKKQRGDIVVEMALPCIPPRPLVQPQASTPVSQSAPNFFPGSLPIPSQPEFSHDIFVPTQSPEKKHEGEEKTSLKTALTPLCLPRSTDALSMMSADDSVSQPPESCELMLSASACSQPTATDNSSGSLNTRQGNENTQVERISECKASDSRLCSVENDKIKLNVGDQAPSENGEETKKEDIGTACEMPVGQFASAGVAGDGPLAPTVHQEIKCISGSQAAADQSGLPEILSYAQETSKPEAVPETQCEEEEEKLQVKEKQIKDYRSPGNIKLSHKFILEREGQCHEDTEVNDTCKNSKNVVQELEKSGPECQGKEALKGCTLDAGKVKNVDKLSSEAVAGNVAKLNEVLAKPSVGELLEQHNLFPKLKSDVQSEPALCDKNHPDRSELGQVMIISNRPSLQERGVETWVVQHENQVLKNMEDTVRTRNLEQEEQMQPQEKATSKSPSPSSVDDTCPDSTIATSDVTAEGTMGTNNVTVESVVVSADVSEVCEKGESGVVPESDAKLSLRMNPVTPVNDGSEESLPFSLEKPAASDRKDGSSAAAEAAASSQKASSVFSHVCEVHREDETRGHGLSTSSFRGDLYIFPGTQEDAELRTNPSDSQQQKADGSGGQILIPQRMQQDCHQRSSCAEDGESLEIDVVSTQAEDGRRMQRKQSKAIKIDQSQERWKNIKNKGIQTTEGCLFTPTTVTTSTQTSEEICRQVEMGTSMSGQRPGQQDVNIQTDESGEKLVNTSGDDTDSLHCQGEEEFNLLHPPKGRVQHRHMRTIREVRTVVTRVITDVYYINGAEVERKVVEETEEPVVECQECETDMSSRTAGGSSLTSGDLGDVSSFSSKASSLHRTSSGGSSGHSATHSSSSSGRGTGAVKGKVCGTESREFALPIGRGILGKLSPRKGAGQPASPLRVSQTGALLCEEEEDCMPGTHQGGRAPVTLRGRGRRGRPPSRATGTRDLAGLPGLEDLSTTASPEEKSFARSVRLPDGGEKSDTSRFCALRRSDSPEIPLQGATAPSDCADSSTGSSFVGLRVVAKWSSNGYFYSGMITRDVGAGKYKLLFDDGYECDVLGKDILVCDPIPLETEVTALSEDEYFSAGVVKGHRKESGELYYCIEKEGQRKWYKRMAVILSLEQGNKLREQFGLGPYEPVTPLTKAADISLDNLVEGKRKRRSNLGSPSTSSSSTTPTRKGQESPRVPAASLSGKRKLIASEDERSPAKRGRKSAVIKPGALRGGEFVSTCEGVDSADPPVLEGNHGPLPHNKTLFLGYAFLLTMATPSDKLANHQKPSDGPTGSSEEEEDFLEMTPYDKHYIAKQLRAGAGYILEDFNETQCNAAYQCLLIADQHCRTRKYLLCLARGIPCVSHIWVHDSCHANQLQNYRNYLLPAGYSLQEQKLLEWHPRENPFHNLKVLLVSDQQENFLDLWSEILMTGGAASVKQHYSSAHNKDLALGVYDVVVTDFSCPAGILKCAEALRLPVVSQEWVIQSLIAGERVGYKQHPKYKHDYVSH; from the exons ATGGAGCGCGGCGGGAGCAGCCAGCTGGACCCCGGCTTCTCGCAGCAGGACACACCCCTCCTCATCGTGGAGGACTCGCAGCCCCAGGGCGCGGAGGCAGACGTGGAGCGGGTTTGGCTCAACGTTTTGGCTCGCCGGCTGCCGGCCCGGCGGAGCCCGAGCCCCGTGCTG GACATCGTCTGCGGTCCTGCTGGGAGCCGGGCGCCGCGGGAGCGACTCGCAGGTAAGGGCGGGGCGCGTGGTCACGGCGGGTCCGGGTACCGCGGTCGCGCTGACGGCGCTGTCGTTGCAGAGCCCATGGACAGCCCGGCCCGCCCGAGCCCCTCTGGACCGCGGGGCTGCGTCGTGGAGGAGTCTCCACCGCCCGACGGGGAGAGCAG TGCCCTTGGAAAGGCCGGGGAACGAAATGAAGGCGATGTTGAGGACTGTGCCTCTTCGCTGTGCGTAGAAG ATGCAGGCATGTCACAGCTGCAGTTTGGAGTTCTAGAGCTGTCGCAGAGCCAGGACTTTGAGAGTGACTTTGTGCCCGGTGAGAGAGATGCTAAGTATCAGCTTCACTCTGGACCTGCTGTTCTTTCTTCCAGACTTGTGAGGAATGAGTCTAAATATG AACTTTGTGGGGTCAATACAGAAAGTGACTCCAGCACAGAAGCACATACTGCTTTGGAAAGCCAGGCAGAGAAGTCTCAAAG AACTCTGCAGGAGGCAGAAGAACAtaccagaaagaaaatgccaGTCAGTGATGCCAGTAAAACTGAGGAATCCCTTGTTTCTGGTCATGATGAGTCAGATATCTTGTCAACTCAGGAAGAGATGTTTCCCGATAATCATGCAGCAG CCACTGCAGGGAGTGGCTGCCCAATAATCAGGGTGGAGGAGGGAAGTTCTCTGGCCTGCACCCCTGCCTGCAGTCTGCAagtcctgcagctctctggacAGACATTGGTTGTACAGGAGGGTCATTCCAT TGTCTCTTCAGACCTAGTTATTCCTCCTCCTGTTTCCTTTGGACCCAATGCCCTTGTCCCCAGCAGTCCTACTGAGCAGGAGCAAGCAAAag ATGAACAGATGGATATATCTATccctgcagaaggaagagaactgatgaaaaagcagagaggagatATAGTGGTGGAGATGGCCCTCCCTTGTATCCCTCCAAGACCTCTTGTTCAGCCACAGGCTTCAACTCCAGTGTCCCAGAGTGCCCCAAACTTCTTTCCTGGATCTTTACCTATACCATCACAACCAGAGTTCTCTCAT gatATCTTTGTTCCAACTCAGAGTCCAGAGAAGAAGCatgaaggagaggaaaaaacttctttaaaaactgctttaacCCCTTTATGCTTACCAAGATCCACAGATGCTTTGTCAATGATGTCTGCTGATGACTCTGTGTCACAGCCTCCAGAGTCATGTGAACTGATGCTTTCTGCAAGTGCATGTAGCCAGCCCACAGCTACAGACAACAGTTCAGGCTCTCTGAACACGCGCCAAGGCAATGAGAACACACAAGTAGAGAGAATTTCTGAATGCAAGGCCTCAGACTCAAGACTCTGTTCTGTGgagaatgataaaataaaactgaatgtAGGTGATCAAGCACCCTCTGAAAATggtgaagaaacaaaaaaggaggaCATAGGGACTGCATGTGAAATGCCTGTAGGACAGTTTGCTAGTGCAGGTGTTGCAGGAGATGGGCCATTAGCCCCTACAGTTCATCAGGAGATCAAGTGTATTTCTGGAAGTCAGGCTGCTGCAGATCAGTCTGGTCTGCCTGAGATTTTGTCATATGCTCAAGAGACTTCCAAACCTGAGGCAGTTCCTGAGACTCAGtgtgaagaagaagaagaaaaactgcaagTAAAAGAGAAGCAAATAAAGGATTATAGGTCTCCTGGTAATATAAAACTTTCTCACAAGTTTATTCTTGAAAGGGAAGGACAGTGTCATGAAGATACAGAAGTGAATGATACTtgtaaaaatagcaaaaatgtAGTCCAGGAATTAGAAAAGAGTGGGCCAGAATGTCAGGGAAAAGAAGCTTTGAAAGGTTGTACTTTGGATGCTGGGAAGGTGAAGAACGTGGATAAACTATCTTCTGAGGCTGTAGCAGGAAATGTGGCAAAGCTCAATGAAGTTTTAGCTAAGCCTTCTGTAGGGGAGTTATTGGAGCAGCACAATTTGTTTCCAAAGTTAAAGAGTGATGTCCAGTCAGAACCGGCATTGTGTGACAAAAACCATCCCGATCGTTCAGAATTGGGACAGGTAATGATAATAAGTAATCGACCATCACTTCAAGAGAGAGGGGTTGAAACATGGGTGGTTCAGCACGAGAATCAGGTGCTAAAGAATATGGAGGATACTGTTAGGACAAGGAATCTGGAGCAAGAAGAGCAAATGCAGCCACAGGAGAAGGCAACTTCTAAATCCCCCAGTCCTTCCAGTG tggatGATACTTGCCCAGACAGCACTATAGCAACCAGTGATGTTACAGCAGAGGGCACAATGGGGACCAACAATGTCACTGTGGAAAGCGTGGTGGTATCAGCAGATGTGTCAGAAGTGTGTGAGAAAGGAGAGTCTGGTGTGGTTCCTGAGTCAGATGCAAAACTTTCTCTGCGAATGAACCCTGTTACCCCTGTGAATGATGGCAGCGAGGAGTCCTTGCCATTCAGCTTGGAAA agcctgcagccagtgacaggaaagatggatcctctgctgctgctgaggctgctgccag CTCCCAGAAAGCATCATCTGTGTTTAGTCATGTCTGTGAAGTTCATCGAGAGGATGAGACCAGAGGTCATGGTCTTTCCACTTCTTCATTTAG GGGGGATCTGTACATTTTTCCTGGCACACAGGAAGATGCTGAATTACGTACAAATCCCAGTGATTCCCAGCAACAGAAGGCAGATGGCAGTGGTGGACAGATCCTAATTCCTCAGAGGATGCAGCAGGACTGCCACCAGCGATCTTCTTGTGCAGAGGATGGAGAGTCTCTGGAGATTGATGTTGTAAGCACTCAAGCAGAAGATGGGAGAagaatgcagagaaaacaaagtaagGCTATTAAAATTGATCAAAGTCAAGAGAGGTGGAAAAACATCAAGAATAAAGGGATCCAGACTACAGAAGGTTGTCTTTTTACCCCAACAACTGTTACAACGTCAACACAAACATCAGAAGAAATCTGTAGACAGGTGGAAATGGGAACCAGTATGTCTGGGCAAAGACCTGGGCAACAAGATGTGAACATTCAAACCGATGAGAGTGGGGAAAAGCTTGTCAACACCTCTGGAGATGACACAGACTCTTTGCACTGTCAG ggagaggaggagttTAACCTTCTTCACCCACCCAAAGGCCGAGTTCAGCATCGCCACATGCGAACCATTCGAGAAGTGCGCACTGTTGTTACCCGTGTTATAACAGATGTTTACTACATCAATGGTGCAGAGGTGGAACGAAAGGTAGTTGAG gAAACTGAGGAGCCTGTAGTGGAGTGCCAGGAATGTGAGACTGACATGTCCTCTAGAACTGCAGGAGGCTCATCGCTGACCTCAGGGGACCTTGGTGATGTCAGCTCCTTCTCATCTAAGGCCTCAAGTCTCCACCGTACATCCAGTGGAGGAAGCAGTGGTCACTCtgccacacacagcagcagcagctcagggcgAGGAACTGGAGCTGTCAAAGGGAAAGTGTGTGGgacagaaagcagagaatttGCTTTACCCATTGGCAGAGGCATCTTAGGAAAATTGAG CCCTAGGAAAGGAGCTGGGCAGCCTGCATCACCACTCAGAGTTAGCCAGACAGGAGCACTGCTttgtgaggaagaggaggactGTATGCCTGGCACTCATCAGGGTGGCAGAGCACCTGTGACACTTCGTGGACGAGGAAGAAGAGGACGCCCACCATCTCGAGCGACAGGAACAAG AGATTTAGCTGGACTGCCAGGTCTGGAGGATCTTTCAACTACCGCATCACCTGAGGAGAAATCATTTGCTCGTTCAGTTCGACTGCCagatggaggagaaaaatctgACACTTCTCGCTTCTGTGCCTTACGTCGAAGTGACTCTCCAGAAATCCCATTACAAGGGGCGACTGCTCCTTCAGACTGTGCAGACTCATCCACTGGGAGCAGCTTTGTGGGCCTCAGGGTTGTAGCAAAGTGGTCCTCAAATGGGTACTTTTATTCTGGGATGATTACCCGAGATGTTGGAGCTGGAAAGTACAAGCTACTCTTTGATGATGGATATGAATGTGATGTGCTAGGAAAAGATATTTTGGTCTGTGATCCTATCCCACTGGAGACAGAGGTAACTGCACTCTCTGAAGACGAGTACTTCAGTGCAG GTGTGGTGAAGGGACACCGGAAGGAGTCTGGGGAGCTATACTATTGCATTGAAAAGGAAGGCCAGAGGAAGTGGTACAAACGAATGGCTGTTATCCTGTCTCTGGAACAAGGAAATAAGCTCCGGGAGCAGTTCGGGCTAGGTCCTTATGAACCTGTCACCCCCCTGACCAAAGCAGCTGACATCAGCCTTG ATAATCTGgtggaggggaagaggaagcGACGTAGTAACCTTGGTtctcccagcacttccagcagcagcacaactcCTACTCGTAAAGGGCAGGAGAGTCCACGTGtcccagcagcctccctgtCTGGGAAAAGGAAACTTATCGCTTCCGAAGATGAGCGATCCCCAGCTAAACGTGGCCGCAAGTCAGCAGTAATAAAGCCTG ggGCTCTGAGGGGTGGAGAGTTTGTAAGCACCTGTGAAGGTGTAGATTCTGCAGATCCCCCAGTACTGGAGGGCAACCATGGACCCTTACCCCACAATAAGACCCTCTTTTTGGGCTATGCCTTTCTTCTCACCATGGCAACACCAAGTGACAAATTGGCCAATCACCAGAAGCCATCAGATGGTCCCACTGGGAGcagtgaggaggaagaag ATTTTTTAGAGATGACTCCATATGATAAACATTACATAGCAAAACAGCTGCGAGCAGGAGCTGGCTATATCCTGGAAGACTTCAATGAAACCCAG TGTAACGCGGCATACCAGTGTCTTCTGATTGCGGACCAGCATTGTCGAACTCGGAAATACTTGCTGTGCCTTGCCAGAGGGATCCCTTGTGTGTCTCATATCTGGGTCCATGATAGCTGTCATGCTAACCAGCTTCAGAATTATCGCAATTACCTTTTGCCAGCTGGATATAGCCTCCAGGAGCAAAAATTGCTAGAATG
- the TP53BP1 gene encoding TP53-binding protein 1 isoform X2: MERGGSSQLDPGFSQQDTPLLIVEDSQPQGAEADVERVWLNVLARRLPARRSPSPVLDIVCGPAGSRAPRERLAGKGGARGHGGSGYRGRADGAVVAEPMDSPARPSPSGPRGCVVEESPPPDGESSALGKAGERNEGDVEDCASSLCVEDAGMSQLQFGVLELSQSQDFESDFVPGERDAKYQLHSGPAVLSSRLVRNESKYELCGVNTESDSSTEAHTALESQAEKSQRTLQEAEEHTRKKMPVSDASKTEESLVSGHDESDILSTQEEMFPDNHAAATAGSGCPIIRVEEGSSLACTPACSLQVLQLSGQTLVVQEGHSIVSSDLVIPPPVSFGPNALVPSSPTEQEQAKEGRELMKKQRGDIVVEMALPCIPPRPLVQPQASTPVSQSAPNFFPGSLPIPSQPEFSHDIFVPTQSPEKKHEGEEKTSLKTALTPLCLPRSTDALSMMSADDSVSQPPESCELMLSASACSQPTATDNSSGSLNTRQGNENTQVERISECKASDSRLCSVENDKIKLNVGDQAPSENGEETKKEDIGTACEMPVGQFASAGVAGDGPLAPTVHQEIKCISGSQAAADQSGLPEILSYAQETSKPEAVPETQCEEEEEKLQVKEKQIKDYRSPGNIKLSHKFILEREGQCHEDTEVNDTCKNSKNVVQELEKSGPECQGKEALKGCTLDAGKVKNVDKLSSEAVAGNVAKLNEVLAKPSVGELLEQHNLFPKLKSDVQSEPALCDKNHPDRSELGQVMIISNRPSLQERGVETWVVQHENQVLKNMEDTVRTRNLEQEEQMQPQEKATSKSPSPSSGTPFCFTLLKEGDVIQSLTSITPPLTGHLKMGPRRHSTPIVDDTCPDSTIATSDVTAEGTMGTNNVTVESVVVSADVSEVCEKGESGVVPESDAKLSLRMNPVTPVNDGSEESLPFSLEKPAASDRKDGSSAAAEAAASSQKASSVFSHVCEVHREDETRGHGLSTSSFRGDLYIFPGTQEDAELRTNPSDSQQQKADGSGGQILIPQRMQQDCHQRSSCAEDGESLEIDVVSTQAEDGRRMQRKQSKAIKIDQSQERWKNIKNKGIQTTEGCLFTPTTVTTSTQTSEEICRQVEMGTSMSGQRPGQQDVNIQTDESGEKLVNTSGDDTDSLHCQGEEEFNLLHPPKGRVQHRHMRTIREVRTVVTRVITDVYYINGAEVERKVVEETEEPVVECQECETDMSSRTAGGSSLTSGDLGDVSSFSSKASSLHRTSSGGSSGHSATHSSSSSGRGTGAVKGKVCGTESREFALPIGRGILGKLSPRKGAGQPASPLRVSQTGALLCEEEEDCMPGTHQGGRAPVTLRGRGRRGRPPSRATGTRDLAGLPGLEDLSTTASPEEKSFARSVRLPDGGEKSDTSRFCALRRSDSPEIPLQGATAPSDCADSSTGSSFVGLRVVAKWSSNGYFYSGMITRDVGAGKYKLLFDDGYECDVLGKDILVCDPIPLETEVTALSEDEYFSAGVVKGHRKESGELYYCIEKEGQRKWYKRMAVILSLEQGNKLREQFGLGPYEPVTPLTKAADISLDNLVEGKRKRRSNLGSPSTSSSSTTPTRKGQESPRVPAASLSGKRKLIASEDERSPAKRGRKSAVIKPGALRGGEFVSTCEGVDSADPPVLEGNHGPLPHNKTLFLGYAFLLTMATPSDKLANHQKPSDGPTGSSEEEEDFLEMTPYDKHYIAKQLRAGAGYILEDFNETQCNAAYQCLLIADQHCRTRKYLLCLARGIPCVSHIWVHDSCHANQLQNYRNYLLPAGYSLQEQKLLEWHPRENPFHNLKVLLVSDQQENFLDLWSEILMTGGAASVKQHYSSAHNKDLALGVYDVVVTDFSCPAGILKCAEALRLPVVSQEWVIQSLIAGERVGYKQHPKYKHDYVSH, translated from the exons ATGGAGCGCGGCGGGAGCAGCCAGCTGGACCCCGGCTTCTCGCAGCAGGACACACCCCTCCTCATCGTGGAGGACTCGCAGCCCCAGGGCGCGGAGGCAGACGTGGAGCGGGTTTGGCTCAACGTTTTGGCTCGCCGGCTGCCGGCCCGGCGGAGCCCGAGCCCCGTGCTG GACATCGTCTGCGGTCCTGCTGGGAGCCGGGCGCCGCGGGAGCGACTCGCAGGTAAGGGCGGGGCGCGTGGTCACGGCGGGTCCGGGTACCGCGGTCGCGCTGACGGCGCTGTCGTTGCAGAGCCCATGGACAGCCCGGCCCGCCCGAGCCCCTCTGGACCGCGGGGCTGCGTCGTGGAGGAGTCTCCACCGCCCGACGGGGAGAGCAG TGCCCTTGGAAAGGCCGGGGAACGAAATGAAGGCGATGTTGAGGACTGTGCCTCTTCGCTGTGCGTAGAAG ATGCAGGCATGTCACAGCTGCAGTTTGGAGTTCTAGAGCTGTCGCAGAGCCAGGACTTTGAGAGTGACTTTGTGCCCGGTGAGAGAGATGCTAAGTATCAGCTTCACTCTGGACCTGCTGTTCTTTCTTCCAGACTTGTGAGGAATGAGTCTAAATATG AACTTTGTGGGGTCAATACAGAAAGTGACTCCAGCACAGAAGCACATACTGCTTTGGAAAGCCAGGCAGAGAAGTCTCAAAG AACTCTGCAGGAGGCAGAAGAACAtaccagaaagaaaatgccaGTCAGTGATGCCAGTAAAACTGAGGAATCCCTTGTTTCTGGTCATGATGAGTCAGATATCTTGTCAACTCAGGAAGAGATGTTTCCCGATAATCATGCAGCAG CCACTGCAGGGAGTGGCTGCCCAATAATCAGGGTGGAGGAGGGAAGTTCTCTGGCCTGCACCCCTGCCTGCAGTCTGCAagtcctgcagctctctggacAGACATTGGTTGTACAGGAGGGTCATTCCAT TGTCTCTTCAGACCTAGTTATTCCTCCTCCTGTTTCCTTTGGACCCAATGCCCTTGTCCCCAGCAGTCCTACTGAGCAGGAGCAAGCAAAag aaggaagagaactgatgaaaaagcagagaggagatATAGTGGTGGAGATGGCCCTCCCTTGTATCCCTCCAAGACCTCTTGTTCAGCCACAGGCTTCAACTCCAGTGTCCCAGAGTGCCCCAAACTTCTTTCCTGGATCTTTACCTATACCATCACAACCAGAGTTCTCTCAT gatATCTTTGTTCCAACTCAGAGTCCAGAGAAGAAGCatgaaggagaggaaaaaacttctttaaaaactgctttaacCCCTTTATGCTTACCAAGATCCACAGATGCTTTGTCAATGATGTCTGCTGATGACTCTGTGTCACAGCCTCCAGAGTCATGTGAACTGATGCTTTCTGCAAGTGCATGTAGCCAGCCCACAGCTACAGACAACAGTTCAGGCTCTCTGAACACGCGCCAAGGCAATGAGAACACACAAGTAGAGAGAATTTCTGAATGCAAGGCCTCAGACTCAAGACTCTGTTCTGTGgagaatgataaaataaaactgaatgtAGGTGATCAAGCACCCTCTGAAAATggtgaagaaacaaaaaaggaggaCATAGGGACTGCATGTGAAATGCCTGTAGGACAGTTTGCTAGTGCAGGTGTTGCAGGAGATGGGCCATTAGCCCCTACAGTTCATCAGGAGATCAAGTGTATTTCTGGAAGTCAGGCTGCTGCAGATCAGTCTGGTCTGCCTGAGATTTTGTCATATGCTCAAGAGACTTCCAAACCTGAGGCAGTTCCTGAGACTCAGtgtgaagaagaagaagaaaaactgcaagTAAAAGAGAAGCAAATAAAGGATTATAGGTCTCCTGGTAATATAAAACTTTCTCACAAGTTTATTCTTGAAAGGGAAGGACAGTGTCATGAAGATACAGAAGTGAATGATACTtgtaaaaatagcaaaaatgtAGTCCAGGAATTAGAAAAGAGTGGGCCAGAATGTCAGGGAAAAGAAGCTTTGAAAGGTTGTACTTTGGATGCTGGGAAGGTGAAGAACGTGGATAAACTATCTTCTGAGGCTGTAGCAGGAAATGTGGCAAAGCTCAATGAAGTTTTAGCTAAGCCTTCTGTAGGGGAGTTATTGGAGCAGCACAATTTGTTTCCAAAGTTAAAGAGTGATGTCCAGTCAGAACCGGCATTGTGTGACAAAAACCATCCCGATCGTTCAGAATTGGGACAGGTAATGATAATAAGTAATCGACCATCACTTCAAGAGAGAGGGGTTGAAACATGGGTGGTTCAGCACGAGAATCAGGTGCTAAAGAATATGGAGGATACTGTTAGGACAAGGAATCTGGAGCAAGAAGAGCAAATGCAGCCACAGGAGAAGGCAACTTCTAAATCCCCCAGTCCTTCCAGTG GAACCCcgttttgttttactttgctgAAGGAGGGTGATGTCATTCAGTCCTTAACTAGCATAACACCACCTCTTACTGGCCATCTCAAAATGGGACCCAGGAGACACAGCACACCAATTG tggatGATACTTGCCCAGACAGCACTATAGCAACCAGTGATGTTACAGCAGAGGGCACAATGGGGACCAACAATGTCACTGTGGAAAGCGTGGTGGTATCAGCAGATGTGTCAGAAGTGTGTGAGAAAGGAGAGTCTGGTGTGGTTCCTGAGTCAGATGCAAAACTTTCTCTGCGAATGAACCCTGTTACCCCTGTGAATGATGGCAGCGAGGAGTCCTTGCCATTCAGCTTGGAAA agcctgcagccagtgacaggaaagatggatcctctgctgctgctgaggctgctgccag CTCCCAGAAAGCATCATCTGTGTTTAGTCATGTCTGTGAAGTTCATCGAGAGGATGAGACCAGAGGTCATGGTCTTTCCACTTCTTCATTTAG GGGGGATCTGTACATTTTTCCTGGCACACAGGAAGATGCTGAATTACGTACAAATCCCAGTGATTCCCAGCAACAGAAGGCAGATGGCAGTGGTGGACAGATCCTAATTCCTCAGAGGATGCAGCAGGACTGCCACCAGCGATCTTCTTGTGCAGAGGATGGAGAGTCTCTGGAGATTGATGTTGTAAGCACTCAAGCAGAAGATGGGAGAagaatgcagagaaaacaaagtaagGCTATTAAAATTGATCAAAGTCAAGAGAGGTGGAAAAACATCAAGAATAAAGGGATCCAGACTACAGAAGGTTGTCTTTTTACCCCAACAACTGTTACAACGTCAACACAAACATCAGAAGAAATCTGTAGACAGGTGGAAATGGGAACCAGTATGTCTGGGCAAAGACCTGGGCAACAAGATGTGAACATTCAAACCGATGAGAGTGGGGAAAAGCTTGTCAACACCTCTGGAGATGACACAGACTCTTTGCACTGTCAG ggagaggaggagttTAACCTTCTTCACCCACCCAAAGGCCGAGTTCAGCATCGCCACATGCGAACCATTCGAGAAGTGCGCACTGTTGTTACCCGTGTTATAACAGATGTTTACTACATCAATGGTGCAGAGGTGGAACGAAAGGTAGTTGAG gAAACTGAGGAGCCTGTAGTGGAGTGCCAGGAATGTGAGACTGACATGTCCTCTAGAACTGCAGGAGGCTCATCGCTGACCTCAGGGGACCTTGGTGATGTCAGCTCCTTCTCATCTAAGGCCTCAAGTCTCCACCGTACATCCAGTGGAGGAAGCAGTGGTCACTCtgccacacacagcagcagcagctcagggcgAGGAACTGGAGCTGTCAAAGGGAAAGTGTGTGGgacagaaagcagagaatttGCTTTACCCATTGGCAGAGGCATCTTAGGAAAATTGAG CCCTAGGAAAGGAGCTGGGCAGCCTGCATCACCACTCAGAGTTAGCCAGACAGGAGCACTGCTttgtgaggaagaggaggactGTATGCCTGGCACTCATCAGGGTGGCAGAGCACCTGTGACACTTCGTGGACGAGGAAGAAGAGGACGCCCACCATCTCGAGCGACAGGAACAAG AGATTTAGCTGGACTGCCAGGTCTGGAGGATCTTTCAACTACCGCATCACCTGAGGAGAAATCATTTGCTCGTTCAGTTCGACTGCCagatggaggagaaaaatctgACACTTCTCGCTTCTGTGCCTTACGTCGAAGTGACTCTCCAGAAATCCCATTACAAGGGGCGACTGCTCCTTCAGACTGTGCAGACTCATCCACTGGGAGCAGCTTTGTGGGCCTCAGGGTTGTAGCAAAGTGGTCCTCAAATGGGTACTTTTATTCTGGGATGATTACCCGAGATGTTGGAGCTGGAAAGTACAAGCTACTCTTTGATGATGGATATGAATGTGATGTGCTAGGAAAAGATATTTTGGTCTGTGATCCTATCCCACTGGAGACAGAGGTAACTGCACTCTCTGAAGACGAGTACTTCAGTGCAG GTGTGGTGAAGGGACACCGGAAGGAGTCTGGGGAGCTATACTATTGCATTGAAAAGGAAGGCCAGAGGAAGTGGTACAAACGAATGGCTGTTATCCTGTCTCTGGAACAAGGAAATAAGCTCCGGGAGCAGTTCGGGCTAGGTCCTTATGAACCTGTCACCCCCCTGACCAAAGCAGCTGACATCAGCCTTG ATAATCTGgtggaggggaagaggaagcGACGTAGTAACCTTGGTtctcccagcacttccagcagcagcacaactcCTACTCGTAAAGGGCAGGAGAGTCCACGTGtcccagcagcctccctgtCTGGGAAAAGGAAACTTATCGCTTCCGAAGATGAGCGATCCCCAGCTAAACGTGGCCGCAAGTCAGCAGTAATAAAGCCTG ggGCTCTGAGGGGTGGAGAGTTTGTAAGCACCTGTGAAGGTGTAGATTCTGCAGATCCCCCAGTACTGGAGGGCAACCATGGACCCTTACCCCACAATAAGACCCTCTTTTTGGGCTATGCCTTTCTTCTCACCATGGCAACACCAAGTGACAAATTGGCCAATCACCAGAAGCCATCAGATGGTCCCACTGGGAGcagtgaggaggaagaag ATTTTTTAGAGATGACTCCATATGATAAACATTACATAGCAAAACAGCTGCGAGCAGGAGCTGGCTATATCCTGGAAGACTTCAATGAAACCCAG TGTAACGCGGCATACCAGTGTCTTCTGATTGCGGACCAGCATTGTCGAACTCGGAAATACTTGCTGTGCCTTGCCAGAGGGATCCCTTGTGTGTCTCATATCTGGGTCCATGATAGCTGTCATGCTAACCAGCTTCAGAATTATCGCAATTACCTTTTGCCAGCTGGATATAGCCTCCAGGAGCAAAAATTGCTAGAATG